From one uncultured Paludibacter sp. genomic stretch:
- a CDS encoding conserved hypothetical protein (Evidence 4 : Unknown function but conserved in other organisms), translating to MALKYVFTKMIFKGKFPKKYAKELFTDSDKVLQFISEIKWQEGFVCRKCGNTNYCEGKTPYSRRCTRCKKEESASAHTLFHNIKFPINKAFYIAYNVCILHKDFSSYNYAEQLDINQMTCWKFKRRILKCVENNSSNRKDKIESILLTNTFE from the coding sequence TAAAATATGTTTTTACAAAAATGATATTTAAAGGAAAATTCCCTAAAAAATACGCCAAAGAGCTTTTTACCGACAGTGATAAAGTGTTGCAATTTATTTCTGAAATAAAATGGCAAGAAGGTTTTGTATGTCGTAAGTGCGGGAACACAAATTATTGCGAAGGAAAAACACCTTATTCGCGTCGCTGCACTCGATGCAAAAAAGAAGAATCGGCTTCTGCCCACACATTATTTCACAACATAAAATTCCCTATTAATAAGGCATTTTACATAGCTTACAATGTTTGTATTCTTCATAAAGATTTTTCATCATATAATTATGCCGAACAACTTGATATAAATCAAATGACGTGTTGGAAGTTTAAAAGACGAATTCTAAAATGTGTTGAAAATAATTCATCTAATCGAAAAGACAAAATAGAATCTATACTTCTAACAAATACTTTTGAGTAA
- a CDS encoding putative Sulfide-quinone reductase (Evidence 3 : Putative function from multiple computational evidences) — translation MAKVLILGAGISGHTAALIARRKLPKKHEIIVVSPNSNYQWVPSNIWVGVGLMKTKQVIFPLAPVYKRLGITFKQAKAISIHPEGNKEGVNSYVNIQYVTGDKKDQTENVEYDYLINATGPKLNFAATEGLGPDKNSLSVCTYDHAAHTWENLQKSLEKMEHGEKQRFLIGTGHPMATCQGAAFEYALNIAFEVDKRKLHKFAEIIWISNEYELGDFGMGGAYVKQGGYVTPTKIFSESILKEYGIRWITGAGITKVEPGIAHYETLTGEKLTQEFDFAMLIPAFAGVGLKAYDKSGTDITDKMFAPNGLMKVDADYTPKPYEEWKASDWPSVYITPNYDNIFACGIAFAPPHTISKPMKNPNGTMITPTPPRTGMPSGVMGRIVAENVVEQIKTGKKEFKHRASMAKMGAACIVSAGYGIRHGKAAVMTVYPIVQDWEKYPKWGRDIGYTVGEVGLAGHWMKLFMHYMFMYKAKALPLWWMIPE, via the coding sequence ATGGCAAAAGTATTAATTTTAGGAGCAGGCATTTCGGGACACACTGCAGCATTAATAGCACGCCGAAAATTGCCTAAGAAACACGAAATTATCGTGGTTAGCCCTAATAGCAATTATCAATGGGTTCCATCCAATATTTGGGTTGGAGTAGGATTAATGAAAACTAAACAGGTGATTTTTCCCTTAGCCCCAGTTTACAAACGACTTGGCATTACTTTCAAACAAGCAAAAGCCATTTCCATTCATCCTGAAGGAAATAAAGAGGGAGTAAATTCATACGTAAATATTCAATATGTTACTGGAGACAAAAAAGATCAAACTGAAAACGTTGAATATGACTATTTGATTAATGCAACAGGACCAAAACTTAATTTTGCCGCAACCGAAGGACTCGGACCCGACAAAAATTCACTTTCTGTTTGTACCTACGATCACGCTGCACACACTTGGGAAAATCTTCAAAAAAGTCTTGAAAAAATGGAACACGGTGAAAAACAACGTTTTCTTATTGGAACAGGACACCCAATGGCAACTTGTCAAGGAGCAGCATTTGAATATGCTCTTAATATTGCTTTTGAAGTAGACAAAAGAAAGCTTCATAAATTTGCCGAAATTATTTGGATTTCAAACGAATATGAGTTAGGTGATTTTGGGATGGGCGGCGCTTATGTGAAACAAGGCGGATATGTTACTCCAACCAAAATTTTTTCTGAATCCATCTTGAAGGAATACGGCATTCGCTGGATTACAGGTGCCGGAATTACTAAGGTTGAACCGGGTATAGCTCACTATGAAACACTTACAGGAGAAAAATTAACACAAGAATTTGATTTTGCCATGCTTATTCCTGCATTTGCAGGAGTAGGATTAAAAGCGTATGACAAATCCGGCACGGATATTACCGACAAAATGTTTGCTCCTAACGGACTAATGAAAGTAGATGCTGATTACACTCCAAAACCTTACGAAGAATGGAAAGCTTCTGATTGGCCTTCAGTGTATATTACTCCAAATTACGACAATATTTTTGCCTGTGGTATTGCTTTCGCCCCTCCTCATACAATTTCCAAACCTATGAAAAATCCCAATGGAACGATGATTACTCCTACTCCACCTCGAACCGGAATGCCTTCAGGAGTAATGGGACGTATTGTAGCTGAGAATGTTGTAGAACAAATCAAAACAGGCAAGAAAGAATTTAAGCATCGAGCTTCTATGGCAAAAATGGGAGCAGCGTGTATTGTATCAGCCGGTTATGGAATTCGACACGGAAAAGCTGCTGTAATGACCGTTTATCCTATTGTACAAGATTGGGAAAAATATCCCAAATGGGGGCGAGATATAGGATATACTGTGGGAGAAGTTGGACTTGCCGGACATTGGATGAAATTATTTATGCATTATATGTTTATGTACAAAGCAAAAGCATTGCCTCTTTGGTGGATGATACCGGAATAA
- a CDS encoding hypothetical protein (Evidence 5 : Unknown function): MYCISRLWNSTRKSCCNDRLSYCTRLGKISQMGARYRIYCGRSWTCRTLDEIIYALYVYVQSKSIASLVDDTGIKQFTVELNKKTSKKQKYKI; this comes from the coding sequence GTGTATTGTATCAGCCGGTTATGGAATTCGACACGGAAAAGCTGCTGTAATGACCGTTTATCCTATTGTACAAGATTGGGAAAAATATCCCAAATGGGGGCGAGATATAGGATATACTGTGGGAGAAGTTGGACTTGCCGGACATTGGATGAAATTATTTATGCATTATATGTTTATGTACAAAGCAAAAGCATTGCCTCTTTGGTGGATGATACCGGAATAAAACAATTTACGGTAGAATTAAATAAAAAAACAAGCAAAAAACAAAAATATAAGATATAA
- a CDS encoding hypothetical protein (Evidence 5 : Unknown function), with the protein METKEPIDSREYTVPYSQTSFATEPTKWTKFVRTCILYQIIRFFVLNLKIMRIVVGGHS; encoded by the coding sequence ATGGAAACAAAAGAACCTATTGACAGCAGGGAATATACTGTTCCTTATAGTCAGACATCATTTGCTACAGAACCTACAAAATGGACAAAGTTTGTAAGAACTTGCATTCTTTATCAAATTATTCGCTTTTTTGTATTAAATCTGAAAATTATGCGTATTGTAGTAGGAGGACACTCATAG
- a CDS encoding conserved exported hypothetical protein (Evidence 4 : Unknown function but conserved in other organisms) produces MKRPQFTFIFFFFLGLSLLAQSQSKFSSSNIFKIKNPDYTLSPYTGMTRQHWFDAAQYLLEGAFSYVHTLDDPMKFPKQPGKSYPTKDSQISTEKLEGLCRTLFVAAPLLKQNPDLEINNVKVADYYRHQICNLINPQSSSYIKHRGENGGPHQNLVEFGALAISLFTIPEIIWEPLTQSQKDSLKAVMISYGDGPTISSNWKFFNIFILSFFKQQGYHINDKLLIEYLQKSLEDYRGEGWYNDHPAYDYYSMWAYQLYGTLWSTFFGNKYYPEIAKQFLSNFKDAVYSYPYMFDRNGKMIMWGRSISYRFASIGIFPFMGTLNEPNINLGWMRKIASETLLQFLENPNFLKDRIPTLGFYGAFEPAVQIYSCRGSVFWMGKAFLGLFLPANNLFWTSKENLGPWENEMKKGNVYNHFQKESNILITNYPNSGVSEIRAWCHEKVKDDWQLFRSTENYNRLAYNSAFPWQADGENGEVAMNYVIKNPENKWETLRLYTFKKFENGIYYRDAEIETNPNIKFKLADIPLSNGILRVDKIISPIDVDIRLGHYALPEKNNPIQEITKKIKGQRVNIIDNGEYQLAMVSWNNTGKLEFIHVKNLHPESVNSTVINMADSFVSEKNREKIYITLQLWKKSGEKWGKEELIPISKVIISKDGQSVEVVMKDKTIQIVHF; encoded by the coding sequence GCACAAAGCCAATCAAAATTTAGTTCTTCCAATATTTTCAAAATCAAGAATCCGGATTATACATTAAGTCCATATACCGGAATGACTCGTCAACATTGGTTTGATGCTGCGCAATATTTGCTTGAAGGCGCATTTAGTTACGTTCACACACTGGACGATCCGATGAAGTTTCCAAAACAACCTGGGAAAAGTTATCCTACAAAAGATTCGCAAATATCCACCGAAAAATTAGAAGGTCTTTGCCGTACTTTATTTGTAGCAGCTCCATTGTTGAAGCAAAATCCCGATTTGGAAATAAATAATGTCAAAGTTGCAGATTATTACCGTCACCAAATTTGTAATTTAATCAATCCACAGAGTTCGAGCTACATAAAACATAGAGGCGAGAATGGCGGACCTCACCAAAATCTGGTTGAATTTGGCGCTTTAGCAATTTCGCTTTTTACCATTCCTGAAATTATATGGGAACCTCTTACACAATCACAGAAAGATTCGCTGAAAGCTGTGATGATAAGTTATGGAGATGGTCCTACCATTTCTTCCAACTGGAAATTTTTTAATATTTTTATACTGAGCTTTTTTAAACAACAAGGGTACCATATAAATGATAAACTTTTGATTGAATATTTGCAAAAATCTCTGGAAGATTATCGTGGAGAAGGTTGGTACAATGATCATCCTGCATACGATTATTATAGTATGTGGGCGTATCAGTTGTATGGCACTTTGTGGTCAACTTTTTTTGGAAACAAGTATTATCCTGAAATAGCAAAGCAGTTTTTGAGTAATTTTAAAGATGCTGTTTATTCTTACCCGTATATGTTTGACAGAAATGGAAAGATGATAATGTGGGGGCGAAGTATTTCGTATCGTTTTGCATCTATTGGAATTTTTCCGTTTATGGGAACATTGAACGAACCGAATATAAATCTGGGTTGGATGCGCAAAATTGCTTCCGAAACTTTGTTGCAGTTTCTTGAAAATCCTAACTTCTTAAAAGATAGAATTCCCACACTTGGTTTTTATGGAGCTTTTGAACCTGCAGTGCAAATTTATAGTTGTCGTGGAAGTGTGTTTTGGATGGGAAAAGCATTTTTAGGATTATTTCTGCCTGCTAATAACCTTTTTTGGACAAGTAAAGAAAATTTAGGTCCTTGGGAAAACGAAATGAAAAAAGGCAATGTGTACAATCATTTTCAAAAAGAATCTAACATATTAATCACTAATTATCCTAATAGTGGTGTTTCAGAAATACGTGCTTGGTGTCACGAAAAAGTAAAAGATGATTGGCAATTATTTAGAAGTACCGAAAATTATAATCGACTTGCATATAATTCAGCTTTTCCTTGGCAGGCAGATGGAGAAAATGGAGAAGTTGCAATGAATTATGTGATTAAAAACCCAGAAAATAAGTGGGAAACATTGAGATTGTATACTTTTAAGAAGTTTGAAAATGGCATATATTATCGGGATGCGGAGATAGAAACTAATCCTAATATTAAATTTAAATTGGCTGATATTCCCTTGTCAAACGGGATATTACGTGTAGATAAAATTATTTCACCGATTGACGTTGATATTCGATTGGGACATTACGCTTTGCCTGAAAAAAATAACCCCATTCAAGAAATTACAAAAAAAATAAAAGGACAAAGAGTAAATATTATTGATAATGGAGAATATCAATTAGCAATGGTTTCCTGGAATAATACAGGAAAGTTGGAATTTATACATGTCAAAAATCTTCATCCTGAAAGCGTCAATAGTACTGTAATTAATATGGCTGACAGTTTTGTTTCAGAGAAAAATCGCGAAAAAATTTATATTACTTTACAATTATGGAAAAAATCAGGTGAAAAGTGGGGAAAAGAAGAATTAATTCCGATTAGTAAAGTTATAATTTCAAAGGATGGTCAATCTGTGGAAGTTGTTATGAAAGACAAAACGATTCAAATCGTTCATTTTTAG